A window of Aliarcobacter trophiarum LMG 25534 contains these coding sequences:
- a CDS encoding SufD family Fe-S cluster assembly protein: MQIANLNINLPQKKEEEFLKIDFAPLFNYEFKEQKEFDLALNLKEQDDTKNYKSKLFSIRNNISKKQKVLEIEENTNEVLVLKNLLIEDETLFSNNLLIKVKDGVKATVVEVFANSSKNSCFLANRTVILGENSSLEYVKIQDISFENSLIFSLNVEQKDNSNLEISNFEFGDGFIVNSFENEINNKNINYELNGLNKLREKANCSTLIKTIHNNESSKSNINYKNSLLGSSRAVVKINSIVTEKGLYSKAFQNCNTILLSDDAVIFAQPFLEIFIDELEASHGATTGTLNKDELYYLQTRGISEESAYLILLEAFENSIKDNLKDEKLKEFIENYKKESFF, translated from the coding sequence ATGCAAATAGCTAATTTAAATATAAATCTTCCACAAAAGAAGGAAGAAGAGTTTTTAAAAATAGATTTTGCTCCACTTTTTAATTATGAGTTTAAAGAACAAAAAGAGTTTGATTTAGCACTAAATTTAAAAGAACAAGATGACACAAAAAACTATAAATCAAAACTTTTTTCTATAAGAAATAACATTAGTAAAAAACAAAAAGTGTTGGAAATAGAAGAGAACACTAATGAAGTATTAGTTTTAAAAAATCTTTTAATTGAAGATGAGACGCTATTTTCAAATAATCTTTTAATAAAAGTAAAAGATGGAGTAAAGGCAACTGTTGTTGAAGTTTTTGCAAACTCTTCAAAAAACTCTTGTTTTTTAGCAAATAGAACAGTAATTTTAGGTGAAAATAGCTCTTTAGAGTATGTGAAAATTCAAGATATTAGCTTTGAGAACTCTTTAATCTTTTCTCTAAATGTAGAACAAAAAGATAACTCAAATTTAGAAATCTCAAACTTTGAGTTTGGAGATGGATTTATTGTAAATAGTTTTGAAAATGAGATAAATAATAAAAATATAAACTATGAATTAAATGGATTAAATAAACTAAGAGAAAAAGCAAATTGCTCAACTTTGATTAAAACTATTCACAACAACGAAAGTTCAAAAAGTAATATAAACTATAAAAATTCACTTCTTGGATCTTCAAGAGCAGTTGTAAAAATAAACTCTATTGTTACTGAAAAAGGACTTTATTCAAAAGCATTTCAAAACTGTAATACAATTCTTTTAAGTGATGATGCAGTTATTTTTGCTCAACCATTTTTAGAAATTTTCATAGATGAGCTTGAAGCTAGTCATGGAGCAACAACTGGAACTTTAAATAAAGATGAGTTGTACTATTTACAAACAAGAGGAATTAGTGAAGAGAGTGCCTATTTAATACTTCTTGAGGCTTTTGAAAACTCTATAAAAGATAATCTAAAAGATGAAAAACTAAAAGAGTTTATAGAAAACTATAAAAAAGAGAGCTTTTTTTAA
- a CDS encoding NifU family protein, whose translation MKHYSKKIEERIDNPKHFGEITKEEAKQLGCRLIVADFESNGSDALRVYFAITKDKTVFSAKFKSFATGLIVALDDMMIELCIGKSIEKVANLFKTDVEFALRDEPQTPALGIEELHNGFLNFVILKKVALKLETRDMKDFNDDYVVCECARVSLGTIKDAIKNFDLATIEDIGNITKAGIFCKSCQKEGGLEEKELYLSDILEQTRKEIDEQRQQEPSYLNSSFEDMTKSQKIELIEDVLDDDVRPMLIMDGGNMEILDIVESPPHHDLYIRYLGACSGCSAGSMGTLYAIESILQSKVNENIRVLPI comes from the coding sequence ATGAAACACTACTCTAAAAAAATAGAAGAAAGAATAGATAATCCAAAACATTTTGGTGAGATTACAAAAGAAGAGGCAAAACAACTTGGTTGTAGGCTTATTGTTGCTGACTTTGAGTCAAATGGAAGTGATGCCTTAAGAGTTTATTTTGCAATTACAAAAGATAAAACAGTTTTTAGTGCAAAGTTTAAATCTTTTGCAACAGGATTGATAGTTGCTTTAGATGATATGATGATTGAGTTATGTATTGGAAAAAGTATTGAAAAAGTGGCAAATTTGTTTAAAACAGATGTTGAGTTTGCTCTAAGAGATGAACCACAAACTCCTGCTTTAGGTATTGAAGAGTTACATAATGGCTTTTTGAATTTTGTTATTTTAAAAAAGGTAGCTTTGAAACTTGAAACTAGAGATATGAAAGACTTTAATGATGATTACGTAGTTTGTGAATGTGCTAGAGTTAGTTTAGGAACTATAAAAGATGCTATAAAAAACTTTGATTTAGCAACTATAGAAGATATAGGAAATATCACAAAAGCTGGAATTTTTTGTAAATCTTGTCAAAAAGAGGGTGGTTTAGAAGAGAAAGAGCTATATTTGAGTGATATTTTAGAACAGACTAGAAAAGAGATAGATGAACAAAGACAACAAGAACCTAGCTATTTAAATAGTAGCTTTGAAGATATGACAAAATCACAAAAAATTGAGTTAATTGAAGATGTTTTAGATGATGATGTAAGACCTATGCTTATTATGGATGGTGGTAATATGGAGATACTTGATATTGTAGAATCACCTCCACACCACGATTTGTATATAAGATATTTAGGTGCTTGTAGCGGTTGTAGTGCAGGAAGCATGGGAACTTTGTATGCGATTGAGTCGATTTTACAAAGTAAGGTAAATGAAAATATAAGAGTTCTTCCTATTTAA
- a CDS encoding CBS domain-containing protein — protein sequence MFAIYNNGTIDFKSRSENNHELKSILPSSATKLDVTDEEIKDFSQELKGNSETVKHINSYKKVANLDNLEPVYKVKDIMTKEVFHATTSATLEDLYYFIIEKKVSQIPITIFGKKIVGIVNKKLILSLIMNHKDDVTDILKRKIDDIYLPEVLTADPEADVRQVVKVMLDLRLDAIPIVDEHDTLLGIVSKTDILKAVANFPKLQLWS from the coding sequence ATGTTTGCAATTTATAATAATGGAACGATTGATTTTAAAAGTAGAAGCGAAAATAATCACGAATTAAAAAGTATATTGCCATCATCTGCTACAAAATTAGATGTTACTGATGAAGAGATAAAAGATTTTTCACAAGAGTTAAAAGGCAATAGTGAAACGGTAAAACATATAAATTCATATAAAAAAGTTGCAAATCTTGATAACCTTGAGCCTGTTTATAAAGTAAAAGATATTATGACAAAAGAGGTTTTTCATGCGACTACTAGTGCTACTTTAGAGGATTTGTATTACTTTATAATTGAAAAGAAAGTTTCACAAATTCCAATAACTATTTTTGGTAAAAAAATAGTTGGAATTGTAAATAAAAAACTTATTTTATCTCTTATTATGAATCATAAAGATGATGTTACTGATATATTAAAAAGAAAAATAGATGATATCTATCTTCCTGAGGTTTTAACAGCAGACCCTGAAGCTGATGTAAGACAAGTAGTAAAAGTAATGTTAGATTTAAGACTAGATGCAATTCCTATAGTTGATGAGCATGATACTTTACTAGGAATAGTTTCAAAAACCGATATATTAAAGGCAGTTGCAAATTTTCCTAAGCTTCAGCTTTGGTCGTAA
- the sufC gene encoding Fe-S cluster assembly ATPase SufC translates to MSKEVLLKIEDLKVSINNNQILKGLNLEIKEGEIHALMGVNGAGKSTLVKTLAAHYDCTVNGGRVTFKKKDLLEMDVATRANEGIFMSFQSPVEVAGVNNSYFLRTAMNAKRAYEGKEELDAMQFLKLVKEETNRFEIDRKLLQRDLNDGFSGGEKKRNELIQLLMLNPDLIMLDEIDSGLDVDAIKTVANVINSMLDGKKSLLMITHYDRLLELIKPDFVHILSDGKIAKTGDYSLALELDEKGFEALGINNANS, encoded by the coding sequence ATGAGTAAAGAAGTTTTATTAAAAATTGAAGATTTAAAAGTAAGTATAAATAATAATCAGATTTTAAAAGGATTAAATTTAGAGATTAAAGAGGGTGAAATTCATGCTTTAATGGGTGTAAATGGTGCTGGAAAATCAACTTTAGTAAAAACCCTAGCTGCTCACTATGATTGCACTGTAAATGGTGGAAGAGTAACTTTTAAGAAAAAAGATTTACTAGAAATGGATGTAGCAACTAGAGCAAATGAGGGAATTTTTATGAGTTTCCAAAGCCCTGTTGAAGTTGCTGGAGTAAATAATAGCTATTTTCTAAGAACTGCTATGAACGCAAAAAGAGCTTACGAAGGAAAAGAAGAGCTAGATGCTATGCAGTTTCTAAAACTAGTAAAAGAGGAAACAAACAGATTTGAGATAGATAGAAAACTACTTCAAAGAGATTTAAATGATGGATTTAGTGGTGGAGAGAAAAAAAGAAATGAGCTTATTCAACTTTTAATGCTAAATCCAGATTTAATAATGCTAGATGAGATTGATAGTGGACTTGATGTTGATGCTATAAAAACAGTTGCAAATGTAATAAACTCTATGCTTGATGGTAAAAAATCACTTCTTATGATTACTCACTATGATAGACTTTTAGAGTTAATAAAGCCTGATTTTGTGCATATTTTAAGTGATGGAAAAATAGCTAAAACTGGAGATTATAGTCTTGCTTTAGAGCTAGATGAGAAAGGTTTTGAAGCTTTAGGAATAAACAATGCAAATAGCTAA
- the sufB gene encoding Fe-S cluster assembly protein SufB codes for MSDNQELHDIINSDYKLGFETLVQSETFAKGLNEDVIRAISAKKEEPEFLLDFRLKAYEKWLKMEEPTWTNLKYPKIDYQDYAYYSAPKKPLGSLDEVDPEILKTYEKLGIPLEEQKMLAGVAVDAVFDSVSIKTTYQEELEKLGIIFCSISEAAHRFPDLVKTYLASVVPVTDNYFAALNSAVFTDGSFVYIPKNTRCPMELSTYFRINALNTGQFERTLIICDEGSYVSYNEGCSAPSRDDRQLHAAVVELVALENGHIKYSTIQNWYPGDDTGKGGILNFVTKRALCKGDNSKVSWTQVETGSSITWKYPSCILQGDNSVGEFYSVAVTSRAQQADTGTKMVHLGKNTKSTIISKGISAMKGINAYRGLVRVGKNASNARNISECDSLLIGHKCQAHTYPYHEIRNSSANIEHEATTSKISDEQLFYLNQRGIDEEDAIAMIVNGFCKEVLKELPMEFAAEAKELLNISLEGSVG; via the coding sequence ATGAGTGACAATCAAGAATTACATGACATTATTAATAGTGATTACAAACTAGGTTTTGAAACTTTAGTTCAAAGCGAAACCTTTGCAAAAGGTTTAAATGAAGATGTTATAAGAGCTATTAGTGCAAAAAAAGAAGAGCCCGAGTTTTTACTAGATTTTAGGCTAAAAGCTTATGAAAAGTGGCTAAAAATGGAAGAGCCAACTTGGACAAATCTTAAATATCCAAAAATTGACTATCAAGATTATGCATACTATTCAGCTCCAAAAAAACCTTTAGGGTCTTTAGATGAAGTTGATCCTGAAATTTTAAAAACTTATGAGAAGCTAGGAATTCCACTTGAAGAGCAAAAAATGCTTGCAGGTGTTGCAGTTGATGCTGTATTCGACTCAGTTTCTATTAAAACAACATATCAAGAAGAGCTTGAAAAATTAGGAATTATATTTTGCTCTATTAGTGAAGCTGCTCATAGATTCCCTGATCTTGTAAAAACATATTTAGCAAGTGTTGTTCCTGTAACTGATAACTACTTTGCTGCATTAAATAGTGCTGTATTTACAGATGGAAGTTTTGTATATATTCCAAAAAATACAAGATGTCCAATGGAACTTTCTACTTATTTTAGAATAAATGCTTTAAACACTGGTCAATTTGAAAGAACATTAATTATCTGTGATGAAGGTTCTTATGTATCTTATAACGAAGGTTGTTCAGCTCCTAGTCGTGATGATAGACAACTTCACGCAGCAGTTGTTGAATTAGTTGCACTTGAAAATGGTCATATAAAATATTCAACTATTCAAAACTGGTACCCAGGAGATGATACTGGAAAAGGTGGAATCTTAAACTTTGTTACAAAAAGAGCTTTATGTAAAGGAGATAATTCAAAAGTATCTTGGACACAAGTTGAAACTGGTTCAAGTATCACATGGAAATATCCTTCATGTATTCTTCAAGGAGATAATAGTGTAGGAGAGTTTTACTCTGTTGCAGTTACAAGTAGAGCTCAACAAGCTGATACTGGAACAAAAATGGTACATCTTGGAAAAAATACAAAATCAACAATTATCTCTAAAGGTATTTCAGCTATGAAAGGTATAAATGCCTATAGAGGACTTGTAAGAGTTGGAAAGAATGCATCAAATGCAAGAAATATTTCAGAATGTGATTCACTTCTAATAGGTCATAAGTGTCAAGCTCACACTTATCCATATCATGAGATTAGAAATAGTAGTGCAAATATAGAACATGAAGCAACAACATCTAAAATATCAGATGAACAACTATTTTATTTAAATCAAAGAGGAATAGATGAAGAAGATGCAATTGCTATGATTGTAAATGGTTTTTGTAAAGAGGTTTTAAAAGAGTTACCAATGGAGTTTGCTGCTGAAGCAAAAGAGTTATTAAATATTTCATTAGAAGGAAGTGTGGGTTAA